A window of Cydia strobilella chromosome 10, ilCydStro3.1, whole genome shotgun sequence genomic DNA:
ATTATAGAAAGAAAACGGTAAAGGCATATTCTTGAACGCGGTAGACCGTAAACTGCCGGCTACCAATAAGGACCGTCAATTTTGTCGACCATTAGAAACAGTAAAGAGGGATGGCTAAAATCAACTCGAACGACGAAGACACAATGCCAGATTTACATAAGCAAATACCTTCTTCAGTAAATAAACAACGGAGATGGATACCGTTTGATTGGTACTAGgctctgaccacgctaactttgaacaaataaatataaatatatcctTAGAAtctccatacttgacgtagcacttgatatgaaaacttagcgtggtctgACTCTAATAGTTTGATTTGAGAGCCTTAATAACACAAACATACACTAGACTAGACCATATTAAAGGTCAATAGCACTGTTTAAGTAGACTAGCATAGCTACAGACAAAAATTATACATCTTTAACGAGGCAGACTTTCAAAATGTCTCCATACTTTGGTAATAAAAACAGGTAATATGCAATAATAGGAACTTTTAACTAATACACTAACAGCCAATAATTGATATATTAAGAACGAATACCCCTAAATAGGTTTACAAGGGTTCCATTAACCCAATTCCAGGTGTGGGATGACTGCCACCATGGCTCGGTGGCACTGTGATGGATCGATTTCCCATTAGATAACACGTGAGTAATAAAGGAAATCACCTTAAAATGATTTTAAGGAGGTCTCATAGTAAGTGACACTGGTGATTCGTCTTGCTAACCGTTAAacgatacaattttatttatacatgaaTAGTGGTAAATAATCAACTGTTCTAATAGCGAGAATTAAGTTAAAAGCCAAGCATTATATGCGTATGCATGATAGAAGCATTAGCGTCACATACAATCACAGTATGTGTATAAAGTAAAACAATCTTGACCTCATAATAGGCAGATACGATTTCCATCGGCTCAATTCGGAATAATTATTAGGTAACaattatagatagatatagCATACTCTTTAATTCTCACACCTCAGTAagaggtagacaacaggcggtcttatagctgaagagcgatctcttccagacaacccaaTGCTGAGAATTATATTATTGACTTTTAGAGCAACCAAAATATTTACGTCTGAAGCGCTAAATGTTTGAATTGACAGACAATATTTAAAGACGGTTGTTTTTGTtaactaggtatatatacaATAGCTTATTTCATTTGTAATGATGAAATTATAGACGACTATTGGACATGGTCATATGGTCATGCATTTAGATTTGTGTGGAATGGGATATTGTGTCacatagtattttttattattagaatCTTTTGAAGGATGAAATAGAAAATATGAATAAGTATGATTAGTCATCTACTTATTGGCTTAGAAATTATCGAGAAAACGTGTCACCCATAGCGGCGTTTGCGTAAACGAGTCACTGGCTCAATGGACTGGAACGCAAGGTCTCCGCCACCTTATTGTTAAGTACTGTATCGTTCTCATTAACTCCAGTTAAAACAATACCGCAGGAAGGAAACGACCGGACGCGGGCCCAGCCTTCCAAACTATCATACCTTAAACTGAAAAACCATTTCGTTCCACCAAATTCAACCTTACTATAAATAAACCTTGCAATAGCGAAATGGCATCAGTCGGTCAGCGCAATCAACATGTTGACAGTGTTTATCCTTACCCTCGCGTCGGCTACGGCGCACTTCCACAAAGTTGAACTCGCCGATGAGAAGACACCGTACGATTATGTGAAGGAACGCTTGGACTCTCTCGCGACTGACGCGAAGTCAGGGTTGCCGTTATCTAACTCTTACGAAGTGGAAGAAAGTGCGGATTACCCTGAGCTTGAAGGAGCGGCGTCTACCGTTTTGAACACGGTTGGCGGTGTCGGCGGCGTTGGCGTTGGTGGAATCGGATTAGGACAAGGTTTAGGGTACGGCGGAATTGGACAGTTGGGAGTGGGAGGCGTCGGACTCGGACAAGGCTTAGGAATCGGGGTTGGAGGCCTCGGAGGCTTGGGCGGCGTTGGTGTTGGAAATGTTGGGGGCATCGGACTTGGGGGTGTCGGTGTTGGAGGCATCGGCGCTAACGGATTAGTTGGCCAAGGATTGGTTAATCCTGGAATTGGTATTGGGGTAGGCGGACTTGGTCTTGGCGGTGGACTCCTATATCATCACCCTTTGATACAACAACAGCAAGTAGGCGGAGGATACGTCGATAAGAACGCTTATGATGCCGCTCAGAAGAAGGGTGCGGGTGAGAACTTGGAGAAAATAGAGAAGAAAGCTGAAGAGGAAGTGAAACATGGTCAGGAAGGATACCAGCAGGGTGCTGCGGCCGCAAAGGCAGCGAAAGGAGAATCCAGCTTTTACAAAGACGAAGAGGCTAAGAAAAAGGCCGCTGGAGACGAGAAATTCTACGAGGGTGGTCAGAAATTCGACAAGCATGGTAAGAAGATAATAATCACATAAACACAGCACCTATCATTTAGTTCAGTGCATCATTATTATTGGTAACTTATCTTACATAAGCATAACACACGAAGTATAGGTAACCTAAAGTTAGATAAAGATTACCGAGGCACATAATTATAAGTTACTGCTGCTTTCTTCATACTAATTTTGATCAGTGGCTGAAGTTAATAATaaatgagtaattattttttaattaaaccttATCTGCCAATCATCTCTCAGACTTTTAATTAAATCGGTATCTTCACAATATCTTCCTATCATTAATTAAGGCTAACATTAAGTTATCGCATTTTACTTCTTATCGATTAGTTTCAGATTATTTCGCACTTTTATatctcattttaaatttaaaaaaattaaagtactaTGTTATGTAGCCATGAAATAGCATATTAGTAGGTGCCAgccttaagtccccggcaagctcggccgaatttcaccttcccatagaaacggagtttcgttctcattttaaaactacgtatatACATGTGAGACATGAGGTATGATGGTGGAggatgtctgtaattagtttatatatagctccagtttattaaacaaacgaaacagagtaaaagcaagttttgtatgaaaaactcaaattcgctgtttttttttactattatctgaagctacataaactaattacagacctagatataccttaccctattgtaagtacaaagtttcagtgcAATCTAGCGTAGCAATGTAATCTGTGGTAgcgagtcgttttaaaatgagagcgtaactacgtttgtatggagaaccgagcttgccggggactcttaaggacaCTCTACTTTTACTACTTAGTAGAACTTAGCAAAGGCCTAGTGCactatttaaaagttaatattttgttactttttaaccaattatcgttttataaataaattcgtTA
This region includes:
- the LOC134744866 gene encoding uncharacterized protein LOC134744866, translating into MLTVFILTLASATAHFHKVELADEKTPYDYVKERLDSLATDAKSGLPLSNSYEVEESADYPELEGAASTVLNTVGGVGGVGVGGIGLGQGLGYGGIGQLGVGGVGLGQGLGIGVGGLGGLGGVGVGNVGGIGLGGVGVGGIGANGLVGQGLVNPGIGIGVGGLGLGGGLLYHHPLIQQQQVGGGYVDKNAYDAAQKKGAGENLEKIEKKAEEEVKHGQEGYQQGAAAAKAAKGESSFYKDEEAKKKAAGDEKFYEGGQKFDKHGANEEQLKKAKSHKKGHVSKGFKTSSSKNEEEKTETFYDEAHDEADHKVAGQNAGSFGEQSQQGFKGAHEEKILDANAAGKEGHHISEQKIDDSKANKGEFLQKGYKGEAEQLEKFNNLGAHSIHGHQEASGGFQQSKGGSILPIHR